One window of Pectobacterium carotovorum genomic DNA carries:
- the bcsZ gene encoding cellulase — protein MPRVLRYLIPTLLWLWTSLATAAVCDWPAWEQYKQYYISEEGRVIDTSTPNKITTSEGQSYALFFALVANDRVMFDRLLKWTEDNLSAGDLRANLPAWLWGENTDKQWMVLDPNSASDADLWIAYNLLEAGRLWKEVRYQTLGTALLARIAEEEVVNIPGLGVMLLPGKVGFAEKESWRLNPSYLPPPLLARFAPLGEKWKAMQRTTQRLLLETAPKGFSPDWVIWQKGKGWQPDTTKPNAGSYDAIRVYLWAGMMADSSRGKTDLLKQFQPMIQQTIQQGLPPEKADTATGTVTGQGSVGFSASLLPMLSRQPDALAAQRQRLAANPLDDNAYFSASLTLFGQGWDQKRYRFTSQGQLLPSRGSQCTTTP, from the coding sequence ATGCCACGCGTGCTGCGCTACCTGATCCCCACGCTGCTGTGGCTATGGACTTCCCTGGCCACCGCCGCTGTCTGCGACTGGCCAGCCTGGGAGCAGTACAAACAGTATTACATCAGCGAGGAAGGACGGGTGATTGATACCTCAACACCCAATAAAATCACCACGTCCGAAGGGCAAAGCTACGCCCTATTCTTTGCGCTGGTCGCCAACGATCGCGTGATGTTTGATCGGTTGCTGAAATGGACGGAGGACAACCTGTCCGCAGGCGATTTGCGCGCGAATCTGCCCGCCTGGCTGTGGGGAGAGAACACGGATAAGCAGTGGATGGTTCTGGATCCGAACTCGGCTTCCGATGCCGATCTGTGGATTGCCTATAACCTGCTTGAAGCTGGTCGACTGTGGAAAGAAGTACGTTATCAGACGCTGGGCACTGCGTTGCTTGCACGTATCGCTGAGGAAGAAGTGGTTAACATTCCGGGGCTGGGCGTGATGCTGTTACCCGGCAAAGTGGGCTTCGCCGAGAAAGAGAGCTGGCGCTTGAACCCCAGCTACCTTCCGCCGCCGCTGCTGGCGCGTTTTGCTCCGCTGGGTGAGAAATGGAAAGCGATGCAGCGCACCACGCAGCGCCTGCTGTTGGAAACCGCGCCGAAAGGGTTCTCGCCTGATTGGGTCATCTGGCAAAAAGGCAAAGGCTGGCAGCCCGATACCACCAAACCCAATGCCGGCAGCTATGACGCCATCCGCGTCTATCTGTGGGCGGGGATGATGGCCGACAGCAGCAGAGGGAAAACCGACTTACTCAAACAGTTTCAGCCGATGATTCAGCAGACTATCCAACAAGGGCTACCGCCCGAAAAAGCGGACACCGCGACAGGCACCGTCACCGGACAGGGATCGGTAGGCTTTTCCGCTTCACTACTTCCGATGCTATCCCGTCAACCGGATGCCCTGGCTGCCCAGCGACAGCGGCTCGCCGCCAATCCACTGGATGACAATGCTTATTTCTCCGCCTCTCTGACGCTCTTTGGTCAGGGATGGGATCAGAAGCGCTATCGCTTCACTTCACAAGGTCAACTTTTACCGTCTCGAGGCAGCCAATGCACAACAACACCGTAA
- the bcsB gene encoding cellulose biosynthesis cyclic di-GMP-binding regulatory protein BcsB, with product MTKKIIWFTALALGVSSLSQAVTAPHAQTPAEGGATQPPANAATATPATTMPVIPLVQPPANAAVRNVVMPFAQIAPAPGTFALRGINPDGQIEFGVRSDEVVTQASLDLEFTPSPALIPTESHIKVYLNNELMGVTTINKEQMGKSNRVRMPIDPRYITDFNRLQLVFVGHYQNICENPASTSLWLDVSKASALNLQFQKLPLKDDLSPFPAPFFDGRDTRPLTLPIVFADQPDLVQQRAAAVLASWFGSKAQWRGQSFPALFNQLPNSHGIVFATNEKRPDFLRDAPAVNGPTVSIISHPNDPHIKLLLVQGRDDNELLTAVRGIAQGNPLFRGQSVTIDKVEQLAPRQPYDAPNWVRTDRPMTFAELQQYNEQLQTDGIVPRPISLTMNLPPDLFLIRSQGIDMRLKYRYTAPQVQDGSRLSINLNNQFVQAFSLAPEQDQNSLLMRLPLTQGLWDSDKSLSIPALKLGTTNQLRFDFNYTTLLSSGTADRCETYTPVVNHAVIDSNSTINFSGYRHFMAMPDLRAFANAGYPFSRLADLSQTLVLVNKQPQPAQVSAMLNAIGNIGSQTGYPALAVQLSDDWTQIDKQDRDILMIGAIPPELHDNSKINLLVEQTQSWIKQPTRQTAIPDMGSPASDATPDSKTTVSGDGAMSAIIGFQSPYHDQRSVVALLADSPQGYTLLNNALIDSEKRASLFGSVSVIRESGINNLRVGEVYYVGHLPWWERIWHALAQHPVWLAIISTLTVIIVAWLLWRGLKFFSRRRLSPDERD from the coding sequence ATGACGAAAAAAATAATCTGGTTCACCGCATTGGCTTTAGGCGTCAGCTCATTATCTCAGGCTGTCACCGCGCCGCACGCACAAACACCGGCCGAAGGGGGTGCGACGCAGCCGCCCGCCAATGCTGCCACCGCAACACCAGCGACGACGATGCCTGTGATTCCGCTGGTGCAGCCGCCGGCCAACGCCGCTGTGCGCAACGTGGTGATGCCGTTTGCACAAATCGCGCCGGCTCCGGGCACCTTTGCGCTACGCGGTATCAATCCCGACGGGCAGATTGAGTTCGGCGTTCGCAGCGACGAAGTGGTCACACAGGCTTCGCTCGACCTCGAATTTACCCCGTCACCGGCGCTGATCCCCACCGAGTCACATATCAAGGTTTATCTGAACAATGAGCTCATGGGCGTCACCACGATTAACAAAGAGCAGATGGGGAAATCCAACCGTGTTCGCATGCCTATCGATCCGCGCTACATCACGGACTTTAACCGCCTGCAATTGGTGTTCGTCGGCCATTATCAAAATATCTGCGAAAACCCAGCCAGCACCAGCCTGTGGCTGGATGTCAGCAAAGCCAGCGCGCTCAATCTGCAATTCCAGAAGCTGCCGCTGAAAGACGATCTATCGCCGTTCCCTGCGCCGTTTTTTGACGGCCGCGATACCCGCCCGCTAACGCTGCCCATCGTCTTTGCCGACCAGCCGGATCTGGTGCAACAGCGTGCCGCCGCGGTACTCGCCTCGTGGTTTGGCAGCAAAGCACAATGGCGCGGGCAGTCTTTCCCTGCCCTCTTCAACCAGTTGCCGAATAGTCACGGTATTGTGTTCGCGACCAACGAGAAGCGGCCGGATTTCCTGCGCGATGCCCCCGCCGTGAACGGACCAACGGTATCGATCATCAGCCATCCCAACGATCCTCATATTAAGCTGCTATTGGTTCAGGGGCGTGATGACAATGAACTGCTTACCGCCGTGCGGGGCATCGCACAGGGGAACCCGCTGTTCCGTGGGCAAAGCGTCACTATCGATAAGGTCGAACAGCTCGCCCCACGCCAGCCGTATGATGCACCAAACTGGGTACGCACCGATCGCCCCATGACCTTCGCCGAACTCCAGCAATATAACGAACAGCTGCAAACCGACGGTATCGTGCCCCGGCCGATTTCGCTGACCATGAACCTGCCGCCCGACCTGTTCCTGATCCGCAGTCAGGGCATCGATATGCGCCTGAAATATCGCTACACCGCGCCACAGGTTCAGGATGGTTCACGCCTGAGCATCAACCTGAACAACCAGTTCGTACAGGCCTTCTCGCTGGCACCGGAGCAGGACCAGAATTCCTTGTTGATGCGCCTGCCGCTCACGCAGGGGCTATGGGATTCCGACAAGAGCCTGTCCATTCCGGCGCTGAAACTGGGCACCACCAACCAGTTGCGCTTTGATTTCAACTACACCACGCTGCTCTCCAGCGGCACAGCCGACCGCTGCGAAACCTATACGCCAGTCGTCAATCACGCCGTCATCGACAGCAATTCGACGATTAACTTCTCTGGCTATCGTCACTTTATGGCGATGCCGGATCTGCGTGCCTTTGCCAATGCGGGCTACCCGTTCAGCCGACTGGCTGACCTGTCACAAACGCTGGTGCTGGTGAACAAACAGCCACAACCGGCTCAGGTCAGTGCCATGCTGAACGCCATCGGTAACATTGGGTCGCAAACGGGCTACCCGGCGTTAGCGGTGCAGCTCAGCGATGACTGGACGCAAATAGATAAGCAGGACCGCGATATTCTGATGATCGGCGCTATCCCGCCAGAGTTGCACGACAACAGCAAAATCAACCTGCTAGTCGAGCAAACGCAAAGTTGGATCAAGCAGCCAACACGTCAGACCGCGATCCCAGATATGGGCTCACCCGCATCTGACGCGACGCCAGACAGCAAAACCACCGTCAGCGGTGACGGTGCGATGTCAGCCATTATCGGCTTCCAGTCCCCGTATCACGATCAGCGTAGCGTCGTCGCACTACTGGCCGATAGCCCGCAGGGCTATACGCTGCTCAACAACGCGCTGATCGACAGCGAAAAAAGAGCCTCGCTGTTTGGTTCCGTTTCCGTCATCCGCGAATCGGGTATCAATAATCTGCGCGTCGGTGAGGTTTACTACGTCGGTCACCTGCCATGGTGGGAACGTATCTGGCACGCCTTGGCGCAGCATCCCGTCTGGCTGGCGATCATATCGACCCTTACCGTCATTATTGTTGCCTGGCTGTTGTGGCGTGGCCTGAAATTCTTCAGTCGCCGTCGCCTGTCGCCGGATGAGAGGGACTAA
- the bcsA gene encoding UDP-forming cellulose synthase catalytic subunit, whose translation MSGILRLFLVPPARQAIQQRYRGYRQQGASAFAAFLATLFAILGWLFLRLESEGWQQIRVQRTYWFPHISPQRPRPADILRYLTQGIWLLTIKNGQLPTSRRNYFSALPRWRQRYMNAQQALFARFSHANTDDREDNESGSAKTSRIQRLVTVILSLLCAALALLCITQPFDLLSQFIFMALLWGIAMLVRNMPGRMPTLMMIALSFTVSCRYLWWRYTETLNWDDPLSLICGLLLLAAETYAWVVLVLGYFQTIWPLNRHPVSLPEDSKTWPTVDLMIPTYNEPLSVVKPTVYAVLGIDWPKDKINIYILDDGGRAEFKTFAEEVGVHYIARVTHEHAKAGNINNALKQAEGEFVAIFDCDHVPTRSFLQLTMGWFFKDKKLAMLQTPHHFFSPDPFERNLGRFRRTPNEGTLFYGLVQDGNDMWDATFFCGSCAILRRKPLDEIGGIAVETVTEDAHTSLRLHRRGYSSAYIRIPQAAGLATESLSAHIGQRIRWARGMVQIFRLDNPLFGKGLKLGQRLCYANAMMHFLSGIPRLIFLTAPLAFLLLHAYIIFAPALAIALYVLPHMVHASLTNSRIQGRYRHSFWSEIYETVLAWYIARPTTVALFNPHKGKFNVTAKGGLVEEQHVDWVITRPYLVLVLLNIAGVVYAGWRLIYGPPEEIMTVLISLLWVMYNMTILGGAVAVAVEAKQVRQAHRVEMSMSAAILRADGHLFPCVLRDYSDGGVGVEARESGILQVGDNVSLLLKRGQQEYAFPFSVTRAFDNKIGLRMANLTIRQHIDFIQCTFARADTWALWQDSFPQDKPVESLVDVLALGFRGYLRLADYAPPVIRNIILAFLNTVVWVVSFIPRYVGKRPVTDSPGAALPEKNVHQGQTPSAHETRFAQENLFTAKTVA comes from the coding sequence ATGAGCGGGATTCTGCGCCTCTTTCTCGTTCCGCCCGCCAGACAGGCGATACAGCAGCGCTACCGTGGCTATCGCCAGCAGGGTGCCTCCGCCTTTGCGGCATTTCTCGCCACGCTGTTTGCGATACTCGGCTGGCTCTTCCTGCGGCTGGAGTCTGAGGGCTGGCAACAGATTCGCGTGCAGCGAACCTACTGGTTCCCACACATTTCGCCTCAACGCCCGCGTCCGGCCGATATTCTTCGCTATCTGACGCAGGGGATTTGGCTGCTGACCATCAAAAACGGCCAGTTGCCGACATCACGCCGTAATTACTTCTCCGCGCTGCCGCGCTGGCGGCAGCGCTACATGAACGCGCAGCAAGCGCTGTTCGCCCGCTTTAGCCACGCGAATACTGACGATCGCGAAGACAATGAGTCAGGCTCCGCCAAGACGAGCCGCATACAAAGGCTGGTGACAGTGATACTGAGCCTGCTGTGCGCAGCGCTGGCGCTACTGTGCATCACGCAGCCGTTTGATTTGCTGTCTCAGTTTATTTTTATGGCGCTGCTGTGGGGTATCGCCATGCTCGTTCGCAACATGCCGGGACGCATGCCGACGCTCATGATGATCGCCCTTTCTTTCACCGTCTCCTGCCGTTATCTGTGGTGGCGCTACACCGAAACGCTGAACTGGGACGATCCGCTGAGCCTGATCTGCGGCCTGCTGCTGCTGGCGGCGGAAACCTATGCCTGGGTCGTGTTGGTTCTGGGTTATTTCCAGACAATCTGGCCGCTTAACCGTCACCCGGTTTCGCTGCCGGAAGACAGCAAAACGTGGCCAACCGTCGATCTCATGATCCCGACCTACAATGAGCCGCTGAGCGTCGTGAAACCGACGGTGTATGCCGTGCTGGGCATCGACTGGCCTAAAGATAAGATCAATATTTATATTTTGGATGACGGCGGGCGCGCCGAATTTAAAACCTTCGCAGAAGAAGTCGGCGTCCATTACATCGCCCGCGTCACGCACGAACATGCCAAAGCCGGGAACATCAACAACGCCCTGAAACAGGCGGAAGGCGAGTTTGTCGCCATTTTCGACTGCGACCACGTCCCTACCCGCTCCTTCCTGCAATTGACCATGGGCTGGTTCTTCAAAGACAAAAAACTGGCGATGCTACAAACGCCGCACCACTTCTTCTCGCCCGACCCGTTCGAACGCAATCTGGGACGCTTCCGCCGCACGCCTAATGAAGGCACGCTGTTCTACGGTCTGGTTCAGGACGGTAATGACATGTGGGATGCCACGTTCTTCTGCGGTTCCTGCGCTATCCTGCGGCGTAAACCGCTGGATGAGATTGGCGGCATCGCGGTCGAAACGGTAACGGAAGATGCCCACACGTCGCTGCGCCTGCATCGTCGTGGCTACAGCTCGGCATATATCCGCATTCCGCAGGCCGCTGGACTGGCGACCGAAAGCCTTTCGGCCCACATCGGGCAGCGTATTCGCTGGGCGCGCGGGATGGTGCAAATCTTCCGATTGGATAACCCCCTATTCGGCAAAGGGCTGAAGCTCGGGCAGCGGCTGTGTTATGCCAATGCCATGATGCACTTTCTGTCTGGTATTCCCCGACTAATCTTCCTGACGGCGCCGCTGGCCTTTCTGCTGCTGCACGCTTACATCATTTTCGCCCCAGCGCTGGCGATTGCGCTCTACGTGTTGCCGCATATGGTGCACGCCAGCCTGACCAACTCACGCATTCAGGGTCGCTACCGCCACTCGTTCTGGAGTGAGATTTATGAAACTGTGCTGGCGTGGTACATCGCCCGCCCCACCACCGTGGCCTTGTTTAACCCGCATAAAGGGAAATTCAACGTGACGGCGAAAGGTGGGCTGGTGGAAGAACAGCATGTCGACTGGGTGATTACGCGGCCTTATCTAGTGCTGGTGCTGTTGAACATCGCCGGGGTGGTGTATGCCGGCTGGCGACTGATTTACGGGCCGCCGGAAGAGATCATGACAGTGCTCATCAGCCTGCTCTGGGTCATGTACAACATGACCATTTTAGGCGGAGCCGTCGCGGTTGCTGTAGAAGCTAAGCAGGTGCGTCAGGCACACCGGGTGGAAATGTCGATGTCCGCCGCTATTCTCCGTGCCGATGGACATCTTTTCCCCTGTGTCCTGCGCGACTATTCCGATGGTGGCGTGGGCGTTGAAGCCCGCGAATCAGGCATTCTTCAGGTCGGGGATAACGTCTCGCTGTTGCTAAAACGCGGTCAGCAGGAGTACGCCTTCCCTTTCAGCGTCACCCGCGCGTTCGACAACAAAATTGGTCTGCGCATGGCCAACCTGACCATTCGCCAGCATATTGATTTCATTCAGTGTACGTTTGCCCGCGCCGACACCTGGGCGCTCTGGCAAGACAGCTTCCCGCAGGATAAACCGGTCGAAAGTCTGGTTGATGTGCTGGCTCTCGGCTTTCGCGGCTACCTGCGTCTGGCCGATTACGCGCCGCCCGTCATACGCAACATTATCCTGGCCTTCCTCAACACCGTGGTGTGGGTTGTGTCATTCATCCCGCGCTATGTGGGGAAACGCCCCGTAACAGACTCGCCGGGCGCTGCGCTGCCGGAAAAAAACGTACATCAGGGCCAGACGCCGTCTGCCCATGAAACGCGATTTGCACAAGAGAACCTGTTTACAGCAAAGACAGTGGCTTGA
- the yhjQ gene encoding cellulose synthase operon protein YhjQ yields the protein MPVIALQGIRGGVGTTSIAAALGWAFQRLGESALVIDFSPDNLLRINFNMPFEQRRGWARAEADGAPWQTGAMQYLPGLDFLPFGRLNAQEVATLQQHYHQHPALWQNNLAQLNSAGRHRWILIDVPADNSPLTRQALATANTVFQVVVADANCHSRLHQQALPRQCHFLVNQFSTLSTLQQDLHQLWLHTLSHLLPLVVHRDEALAESLMLKQPLGECRPDSVAAEEIMTLANWCLIHVKEIGV from the coding sequence ATGCCCGTAATTGCATTGCAGGGAATTCGCGGAGGCGTAGGCACCACTTCGATCGCCGCTGCACTGGGATGGGCCTTCCAACGCCTGGGCGAATCCGCGCTGGTGATTGATTTTTCGCCGGACAATTTGCTACGCATTAACTTTAATATGCCGTTTGAACAACGCCGCGGCTGGGCGCGGGCCGAAGCCGACGGCGCGCCGTGGCAGACCGGTGCCATGCAGTATCTCCCCGGACTGGATTTTCTGCCATTTGGTCGCCTGAACGCGCAGGAAGTCGCGACGCTTCAACAGCATTACCACCAGCACCCCGCACTCTGGCAAAACAATCTGGCGCAGCTCAACTCGGCGGGTCGTCATCGCTGGATACTGATCGATGTACCGGCGGACAACAGCCCGCTCACGCGACAGGCGTTAGCCACCGCGAATACCGTTTTTCAGGTGGTGGTGGCGGATGCCAACTGCCATTCACGCTTACATCAGCAGGCGTTGCCACGTCAGTGCCATTTTCTGGTTAATCAATTTTCTACTCTCAGCACGCTCCAGCAGGATTTACACCAGCTCTGGCTGCACACGCTGTCACACCTGCTGCCGCTGGTGGTACACCGTGACGAGGCTTTGGCAGAATCGCTGATGCTGAAACAGCCGCTGGGCGAATGCCGCCCAGATAGCGTAGCAGCGGAAGAGATCATGACGCTGGCAAACTGGTGCCTGATTCACGTCAAGGAAATTGGCGTATGA
- the bcsE gene encoding cellulose biosynthesis protein BcsE, producing MKQNFSLGIRHLWDELATLQQAGFYWVNVDRQVDAALFCQQVMHSQNNDARVALIGCGERSDALLTALFTAEKNPAACYSLPENKAALLNLTDDLMRALRPKNRLLVLYAPASLWRDISPERLQRWVDDTAAWLHQRQCTLVVISHSSGVTRLRNMLISQHRGLYGLSSLQWQQDRAQYLVSWWATERGVRANKVQMLQSDSDGWHMLKEEELTLTPSLDDDGLFLMEKSVMEGAPALSENWQLLDDNAILVQTGMLTNSATLVFALNQTSQVDTLAKQVHSLRRQRGELLKIVVREMKPCLRASDERLLLACGANSIVSHAEPLSRFLARIESVQGQRFTKHVPVDVEVLLTTMRPLQIKGYQLPETFRQSVKMLIDSTLMPEGSKGVLVALRPVPGVRAAQALTQCTLRRFGDVVTIAQGRLFLFLSNCRLNELDIALKSIFRLPVDEMFSNRIVWSQDLQILAEIKSLVQDSTSGQEQQINDYAQLQQTESAPRSQTPRREPIAISLLEPDLLKPDSLARVPGEPS from the coding sequence ATGAAGCAGAACTTTTCATTAGGTATTCGTCACCTTTGGGATGAGCTGGCTACGCTCCAGCAGGCTGGCTTTTATTGGGTTAATGTTGACCGACAAGTTGATGCCGCATTATTTTGCCAACAAGTCATGCACAGCCAAAATAACGATGCGAGAGTGGCGTTAATCGGCTGTGGAGAACGATCTGATGCGCTACTGACAGCGTTATTTACTGCCGAAAAAAATCCTGCCGCTTGCTATTCACTTCCAGAAAATAAAGCCGCGTTGCTGAATTTAACCGATGATTTAATGCGTGCATTGCGCCCCAAAAACCGTCTATTGGTGCTTTATGCTCCGGCCAGCCTGTGGCGGGATATTTCGCCGGAAAGGCTCCAGCGTTGGGTGGATGATACGGCGGCATGGCTGCATCAACGCCAGTGTACGCTGGTGGTTATTAGCCACAGCAGCGGCGTCACCCGCTTGAGGAATATGCTGATTTCTCAACATCGCGGGCTCTACGGTTTGTCTAGCCTGCAATGGCAACAGGATCGCGCGCAGTATCTGGTGTCATGGTGGGCAACGGAAAGAGGCGTACGGGCGAATAAGGTGCAGATGCTGCAATCCGACAGTGACGGGTGGCACATGCTGAAGGAAGAGGAGCTAACCCTCACGCCGTCTCTGGATGATGATGGGCTGTTCCTGATGGAAAAGAGCGTGATGGAAGGCGCGCCTGCGCTGTCAGAAAACTGGCAACTACTCGACGACAACGCCATTTTGGTACAAACCGGCATGCTGACGAACTCGGCTACCCTCGTTTTTGCGCTCAATCAGACCAGTCAGGTGGATACGCTTGCCAAGCAGGTGCATAGCCTGCGCCGTCAGCGTGGTGAATTGCTGAAGATTGTGGTGCGGGAAATGAAGCCTTGCCTGCGCGCCAGCGACGAGCGTCTGTTATTGGCATGCGGCGCGAATAGTATTGTCTCCCATGCCGAGCCGCTATCCCGTTTTCTGGCGCGGATTGAAAGCGTGCAGGGGCAGCGCTTTACCAAGCATGTTCCTGTCGATGTCGAGGTCTTGCTAACCACCATGCGACCGTTGCAAATTAAGGGTTACCAGCTTCCAGAGACATTTCGGCAGTCTGTCAAGATGTTGATTGATAGCACGCTAATGCCGGAAGGCAGCAAAGGGGTACTGGTTGCATTGCGCCCCGTGCCAGGAGTACGGGCGGCACAGGCGTTGACACAGTGCACGCTGCGACGTTTTGGCGATGTCGTCACGATCGCACAGGGCCGCCTGTTTTTGTTCCTGTCCAATTGCCGTCTGAATGAGCTGGATATCGCGTTGAAATCCATCTTCCGCCTGCCGGTGGATGAAATGTTCAGTAATCGAATTGTGTGGTCACAAGATTTACAAATTCTGGCGGAGATCAAATCGTTGGTGCAGGACAGCACCTCTGGGCAGGAACAGCAGATTAATGATTATGCTCAATTGCAGCAGACTGAGTCTGCACCGCGCAGCCAGACGCCACGGCGCGAGCCTATTGCTATTAGTTTACTAGAACCCGATTTACTGAAACCCGACTCACTGGCTCGCGTACCGGGAGAACCGTCGTGA
- the bcsF gene encoding cellulose biosynthesis protein BcsF — protein sequence MNLIDIVQLVLLSAVIFFTLGYLAHRVIPHWLQYWKNRLLSPRYLKPARVWMRSASSTKTVSIQPTSAETKK from the coding sequence ATGAACCTGATTGATATCGTTCAACTGGTGCTATTAAGCGCGGTCATCTTCTTCACACTTGGCTATTTGGCGCACCGTGTGATTCCCCACTGGCTTCAGTATTGGAAAAATAGGCTATTGTCGCCGCGCTACCTGAAGCCTGCGCGTGTCTGGATGCGTAGTGCTTCTTCAACAAAGACGGTCTCAATCCAGCCGACTTCAGCAGAGACTAAAAAATAA